A region of Lacinutrix sp. Hel_I_90 DNA encodes the following proteins:
- a CDS encoding Coq4 family protein, protein MRRLRKKLITWLFEISKELYTYIFKSHAPWGIYKKELLTYPKGSFGKHLGLFLDENNFELIPKVERHDAYHVLTGYGTKVEDEIALQFLSFGNGKRSLYLYGAILLGTLILPDYIKYYLNSYHIGKTANSFHHLNFKKLLKVSLQDFRACLFLNHTISCYEQAKTIQETLKNNEILKTNI, encoded by the coding sequence ATGAGAAGACTTAGAAAAAAATTAATCACTTGGTTATTCGAGATTTCAAAGGAGCTATACACATACATTTTTAAAAGTCATGCCCCTTGGGGGATCTATAAAAAAGAATTGCTTACTTATCCAAAAGGTTCCTTTGGTAAACATTTAGGCTTGTTTTTAGATGAAAACAATTTTGAGTTAATCCCCAAAGTAGAACGCCATGACGCGTATCATGTTCTAACCGGTTATGGAACAAAAGTCGAAGACGAAATAGCTTTACAATTTTTAAGTTTTGGAAACGGAAAAAGAAGTCTGTACCTATACGGTGCCATACTTCTAGGGACTCTTATTTTACCAGACTATATAAAGTACTATTTAAACTCCTATCATATTGGAAAGACTGCCAATAGTTTTCATCACCTAAATTTTAAAAAATTATTAAAAGTTTCTCTTCAAGATTTCAGAGCGTGTCTCTTTTTAAATCACACCATTTCATGCTATGAGCAAGCTAAAACTATCCAAGAAACACTAAAAAATAATGAAATACTTAAAACAAATATTTAG
- a CDS encoding DUF4173 domain-containing protein: MKHLLLIIASLSFSTLFYQQQIGLNLSLFSIITILILWWQNKSTISQTKTLLFVATYLITAIAVFINSSSLAIIANCISFFTLIGATSSYKTSIYIQWLNGIYTAVAGYFHRRLEPNEHKEQVIVKKEIDVLHWVKLIGIPLIFSITFILLYKNGNPIFSEIIEKIDFSFINLHWILLTVLGFYLFNNLIQPVTIEPATQTDLNTKNNLVPSENSSEEKLNKESQLGTVLLTLLNILIVFYIITDLSYLLSAANTTTAAHLSIQLHNGINALIASILVAIITIILFFRGDLNFYKKNKMIKSLTYVWILLNVILVALIAIKNLDYSTSFGFTYKRIGVLVYLVLTLVGLITTFYKVFSIKNLWYLFRINTQLAFAMIVVCSAVNWDKTITNFNINHAVLLDMDYLINLSNSNAIILKEHASHSKLSTVIETRINTKFKNYTEAIEARNWQEFTLINFKEDLHLKTNTH; the protein is encoded by the coding sequence ATGAAACACTTACTCCTTATCATCGCATCGCTAAGTTTTAGCACACTGTTTTATCAGCAACAGATTGGTTTAAATCTATCTCTCTTTAGCATTATAACAATCTTAATATTATGGTGGCAAAACAAATCCACCATTAGTCAAACAAAAACACTGCTTTTTGTCGCTACTTATCTTATAACCGCTATCGCCGTTTTTATAAACAGTTCTTCTCTAGCAATAATTGCCAATTGTATTTCTTTCTTCACTTTAATAGGTGCGACTTCTTCTTATAAAACCTCCATTTATATACAGTGGTTAAACGGTATTTATACGGCAGTAGCCGGTTACTTTCATAGACGTTTAGAACCTAACGAACACAAAGAGCAGGTGATAGTAAAAAAAGAGATTGATGTATTACATTGGGTAAAACTCATTGGTATTCCCCTAATTTTTAGCATTACATTTATTCTACTCTATAAAAATGGAAATCCCATTTTTAGTGAAATTATAGAAAAAATAGATTTTAGTTTCATCAATTTACATTGGATCCTATTAACCGTTTTAGGTTTTTATTTATTCAATAATCTCATTCAACCAGTTACCATTGAACCTGCAACTCAAACCGACTTAAATACTAAAAATAATTTAGTTCCATCCGAAAATAGTTCAGAAGAAAAACTAAATAAGGAATCACAATTAGGAACGGTGTTACTCACTTTACTTAATATTCTCATTGTCTTTTATATTATTACTGACCTAAGTTATTTATTAAGTGCAGCAAATACAACAACTGCTGCACATCTATCCATACAGTTACACAATGGTATAAATGCTCTAATTGCTTCGATACTTGTCGCGATTATAACTATTATCCTCTTTTTTAGAGGGGATTTAAATTTCTACAAAAAGAATAAAATGATTAAAAGTCTGACCTATGTATGGATCCTGCTTAATGTCATTCTTGTAGCATTAATCGCAATAAAAAACTTAGACTATAGTACTTCTTTTGGGTTTACTTATAAAAGGATTGGAGTCCTTGTTTATTTAGTACTCACGCTTGTTGGCTTAATAACTACTTTCTACAAAGTTTTTTCTATTAAAAACTTGTGGTATTTATTTAGAATAAATACACAACTAGCATTTGCTATGATAGTAGTATGTAGCGCTGTTAATTGGGATAAAACCATTACAAACTTCAACATCAATCATGCAGTACTACTAGACATGGATTACCTCATAAATCTCTCTAACAGCAATGCTATTATATTAAAAGAACACGCAAGCCACTCTAAACTGTCTACAGTTATTGAAACTCGAATAAATACAAAATTTAAAAACTATACTGAAGCCATTGAGGCCCGAAACTGGCAGGAATTCACGCTTATAAATTTCAAAGAGGACTTACATTTAAAAACGAACACGCACTAA